Part of the Candidatus Omnitrophota bacterium genome is shown below.
TAAATTATTTACTGCTGAAGTTTGGCTGCCTCGACCAGGTTGCGCATTAAAATAGCTACAGTCAAGGGGCCCACTCCTCCCGGCACTGGAGTAATATAAGAGGCTCTTTTTTCTGCTGCTTCAAATTCCACATCCCCGACAATCTTATCACCTAAACGGTTAATACCCACATCGATAACAATCGCCCCTTCTTTAATCCAATTGCCCTTGATTAATCCGGCTTGGCCGACAGCCACAATCAGCACCTCTGCCCTGCGCACATGCCCTTCTAATCTGCCTGCTTTGCTGGTTGCGATATGGCAGATGGTAACCGTAGCCAATTTTTCCAATAAAAGTAGCGCCAGCGGTTTACCGACGATCTCACTATGGCCGACAATAACCACTTCTTTTCCGTACAAATCTATTCCCGTAGAGTCCAGCAGTTCCATTACCGCCGTCGGCGTACAAGGATGCATGCCTTCAATGTCTTTTTTTGGCGAAATATACCCGCTTATTTTCTTGTAGTCCAGATATTGAGGCAGGGGCATTTGCAAAATAATACCGTTAACCGACTTATCGGCATTAAGCTTAATGATAAAATCGATCAATTCATCCTCGGAAATATTCTCAGGCAGCTGATGCAGCTTATAGGCAATGCCCAGGCCCAAAGCGGTTTTTTCCTGGCTTCTCACATAAGCAGCCGCAGCGGGATTAGCCCCCACTAACACACTGGCTAAAACCGGAGCCGAAGTTAAGCTTTGCACGTTAAGTTTTATCTGAGCTTTAATTTTTTCAGCAACAGGCCTACCCTCTAATAATTTTGCCAACTTTTTCCTCCATCTGAGCCCTGCTCTGCTTAATTAATTTTGCTTTTAGCCGTAATTCTTTATTTATTGCTTTAGCTAATTTATGATCATCAAGGATCTTCAAATTTATATCGACATTAAAACAAGCGGCGCTAAATGCCGACTCTAAAAATATTGCCGCCACTGCCAGATCGCTGATTAAACTCGGGTTTGTTTTTTTAATTAAAGATGGCAGTATTTTTGCCCCTTCAGCACAAAGCCTGGCCAGCATTAACGGCACATCCGCTGCTTTACGGGGATCTTTACTTTTGTACGCTGCGACATCTAAATCTACCAAATCTAAGAAATCATTTGTTAATTTATTGGATTTTCTTAAGGCTGCTTTAAGCTCTGCTTCATATTTGGAATATTTAGGCTTACCCAAGGTAAAATTAACCACCATACTAATCAAGCTGGCAGCCATAGCCGCGTTCATTGCCGCGGCCGACCCGCCTCCCGGAGCGGGAAGCCTTGCGGATAAATCATTGAGGTATTTAGTTAAACTTGCAGTTTTATATTTCATAATTTTAAAGGCTAAAGCAGGCGTTTAATTCAAAGGCATCCTTGATCAAAGATATCTCAGGCACCTTATCCTTATATAAAAGCGCAAGCACATCAAAACGCGCCGGTTGCTCCAAAAGTTTATTCATTTTCAAATAATGAATAGCGGCTTTAGAGATTTGTTTTTGTTTTCTTGCAAAAACCGCTTCCTCAGGAGAACCCAGATTAAGGGAATGCCTGGCCTTAACCTCCACAAAACAGATCACATCTTTATCCTGCGCGATTATATCGATTTCCCCAAACCTGGTCCGGTAATTGCATCGGCGGATCTTGTAACCTTTAACTTTTAAAAAATCTACCGCGGCTTTTTCAGCTGCCTTACCAAATTCTAATTTGTTTTGAGGCACTTTAAAAAGCTCTTTCGATGAATAGCTGCAGGCCCAATTTGTTTTAAGATGTCCCGGTGCATTCGCGTCGGATACCCCTTATGTTTAATAAAACCGTATTGCGGATAAATTTCATGGTAAGCATCCATAATCTGATCCCGCCGGACTTTTGCCAATATGCTCGCGGCGGCAATACTTAGGGATTTTCCATCCCCCCTGACAATGCTCTGATAAGGAAGTCCCAGCTTAAAACGCATATTGCCGTCGATAAGCACAAAGGCGCGTTTTAATTTTACCGGATCACACTGCCTGACTAATTTAGAGATTGCTTTTTGCATGGCCAAAATTGTAGCCTGCAGGATGTTGATCCGGTCAATCTGCTTATGGCCGACTATTGCTATTGCGTATAAAGATTTGCTTTTTATTTCAAAAAACGCGTCTTTTCTTCTTGCGGGAGTTAGTTTCTTAGAGTCATCAATACGATTGTCGAAACGAAAATCCTTTAACCACACTGCTGCAGCCACTACCGGCCCGGCTAACGGGCCGCGTCCGGCCTCATCCACGCCGATAATTAAATCAAAACCTTTACCTTTTAGTTTCTTTTCGTAGCGCAGCACTAACTTGTTGCTTCTTCCTTACTTTCTATTTTAGTAGCGTGCTTGCCGACCTTTTCCCTTAGGTAGTAAAGCTTGGCTTTTTTAACTTTACCGGAACGGATCAGCTCAATACGCTCGATAACCGGAGAATAAAGCGGAAATACGCGTTCAATCCCCTCGCCGAAGGAAACTTTTCTCACCGTGAAGTTAAGTTTGGCTCCGGAGCCGCTCTTGGCGATCACCACGCCCTCAAAAGGATGCAGGCGGAACTTATCCGGACCTTCCGGGATCCTGGTCAGCACCTTTACCGTATCTCCGACATTAATGGCAGGCATCTGCTTCTTGGCAAATCCCGCCTCAATTGATTTGATGTCCATTCTTGTTGCCTCCTTTAAATGAGCGCTTAACTTACGAACACGATAGTGCGAGTAAGTCAATGCGCGAATTTATCCCGCCGAATAATTTGAGGCGGGATCTTACTCCTATTTTTGCAGTAAATCCGGCCTTCTTTGTCTTGTGCGCTTAAGCGATTCCAGTTTGCGCCAGGCCTCGATTTTATCATGGGCTCCGCAAATCAGAACTTCAGGCACCGGCCAATTTTTGAATTGGGAGGGCCGGCTATATTGCGGATACTCTAATAGATTACCTTCGAATGACTCAAAATTCAAGGAATTTTTATCACCCAATACCCCGGGAATAAGCCTGACTAAGCTATCCACCACCACCATCGCGGCAAGCTCTCCGCCGGTCAGAATATAATCTCCGATTGAAATTTCTTCATCAACCAGATAAAGCCTGACCCTTTCATCCACCCCTTCATAACGGCCGCAGACGAATATCAAATTTTTGCATTTGGATAATTTTCTGGCGCGTTCCTGGCTAAACTTCTTTCCCTGAGGGCAAAGCAAGATTACTTTACTCTTACCTTTAATCTTTTTTTTAATTGCCTGGATTGCCCTGAAAATCGGCTCCACCTGTATAACCATGCCCGAACCTCCGCCAAAGGGCCGGTCGTCAACCTTGCGGTGCCTATCCAGGGCATAATCCCTTAAATCGTGGACAAAAATTTTAACCTTGCCCTTTTTCTGCGCCCGCTTAATTATCGACTCATCCAGCACGGCGGAAAACATTTTAGGAAAGATAGAAATAATATCTATGCGCATATCTGGTTATTGTAATTAATTAAAAACGCCTGCTTGAACTGGCTGAATTTATCTTCTTTTATCGCCGCCCGTACCTGGCGCATTAAATCCAGGAAGAAATAAACATTATGCAAGCTAAGTAAAATCAGGCCGAGCATTTCTTTGGCGTTAAATAAATGCCTTAAATATGCCCGGGAAAAATTTTTGCAGGCATAACAGCCGCATTTTGCGTCCAGAGGCCGGAAATCTTCGGCATACGGGGCATTGCGGATAATAATTTTACCGGTAGAGGTAAAAGCTGTGCCGTTTCTTCCGTAACGGGTGGGGATTACGCAGTCAAACATATCCACTCCGTGGTCTACCGCCTCCACCAAATCAAACGGATAACCGATGCCCATGGCATAACGCGGTTTATTCTCCGGGAGAAGACAGGTAACCAATTCAATAATATTATATATTAAATTACTGCTCTCGCCAACCGAAACTCCGCCGATAGAATAACCGTCAAAATCCATATCCACTAAACGCTTGGCGCAATCAAGGCGCAGGTCTTCATAAGTAGCCCCTTGGATAATACCGAATAATGCCCCCTTTTCTTTAAGACGCGCTTCTTTTGATCTCTTGGCCCAGGCAATTGTCCTCTCCATCGCTACCCTGGCGTGATCCTTAACACACGGATAATGCACGCATTCATCAAGCGGCATCATAATATCGGCACCCAAAGTTTCCTGGATCTTGATGACATCTTCAGGAGTAAGAAAATGTTTTAGGCCGTCGATATGTGATTGGAATTCAACCCCATGGTCATGCATCTTGCGGAAAAGCGCCAGGCTAAAAATCTGATAACCTCCGCTATCGGTAAGTATCGGCTTATCCCAGCCCATAAATTTATGCAAACCGCCTGCTTTTTTAATTATCTCCATACCCGGCCGTAAAAATACATGGTAAGCGTTAGACAGGATTATCTGGGCGCCGGCCTCCTCCACGTCCTTGAGCATCAGCCCTTTTACCGTAGCATGGGTGCCCACGGTCATAAAAGCCGGAGTGTCAAAAGAGCCGTGGGCGGTAGTAACCCTGCCTAACCTGGCTTTGCTATTTTTGTCTTTATGAATTAATGTAAACATATTTTAACCTTACGCGGGTCCTGCCTGCCAATCCACCTCGCCGTGCTCACTTTCGTTGCGCGCGGCAAGGGCTTCGTCTTGGCAGTCACCCGCTAAATAATTAACATTGCATCACCATAACTATAAAATCTATATTTATTATCCACTGCCTCTTGATATGCTTTTAACATCAGCTCTCTTCCCCCAAATGCGCAAACCAGCATTAGCAGAGTGGTTTTGGGAAGATGGAAATTGGTTAAAAGGCAATCGACCAGTTTAAATTTATAACCCGGATAAATAAATAATTCGGTATTGCCTTCTTTGCGGCCGGCGGCATAAGTTTCCAGCGCCCGAAGCGCGGTAGTACCGACAGCGATAATCCTTCCTTTGTCGGCCTTTGCCTGATTAACCAAAGCAACCGTCGCATCGGGAACTAAAAAATATTCCGGTTCCATCTTATGCTCGGTTATATCTTCACACTTAACCGGGCGAAATGTCCCCAAACCCACATGTAAGGTCAGGTAAGCAAAATTAACTGATCCCTGCCGGATATCCTTAAGTAACTCCTGGCTAAAATGCAGGCCGGCGGTCGGTGAGGCCAGCGCCCCCGCGTTTTTTGCGTAAACCGTCTGATAATAGAGCGTGTCTAAATCCTCAGGCTCTCGCCTGATGTAGGGCGGCAAAGGGACAATCCCAAAATCATAGATTGTATCCGCGTCGGATTGTTTAAAACGGATCTGCCCGCGGCCGCTTATAACTCCCTTAATCTTACCGTCAGCGAAAAGGATATTTTCGCTGACTTTTGTGCGACTGGGCTGAATGAGGCAAGAAAAAGTTATCCCGTTGATCCGCCGGGTCAATAAAATCTCCACTCTGCCCCCGGTTACTTTTTTGCCGATTAAACGGCAATGCAAAACTTTGGTATCATTAAAGGCCAATAAATCATTTTTTTTAAGGAACTGCCGGATATCTTTAAATACGCTATGGATAATTTGGCCGCTCTTGCGATTGATAACCAGGAGCCTGGCCTCTTCCCTGTTTTTCAAAGGATATTGGGCAATTAATTCTTTAGGCAGTAAATAATCGAATTCAGCAAGTTTTAACATAATTTAAATAGGGACAGCGACCATTTTTTAGATAAGATGCTGATTGATTAAAAAATAGTCGCTGTCCCTAATTTCTAATTTTCTAATTTAGGTAACCAATCACTTGATCAGTTAAATCGTCAATGGAGAAGATGACTACTCCGTCGGGAGCCAGCTCAGTAACCATCCGGTATTGGTTAAAGAACAGGTCCGGGTTATTTTTCATTAAAAATAACCCCAGGCCTATGTAAATCTTTCCCTTACCGCGGTGGCCAAGGCTGGATTTGACGATTTCCTTAGCGAACTGATTATCCTTAGTGTAAGCCATTAATACGGCATAATCGATAATCCCCTCTTCTAACCAAGCTGACCAATCCTGGAAGGCGTTGGCATAGGCGCGCTCAGCCAACGGAATAACCGCGCAGGAAACAGCCAGGTTTGCGGATTTAACTTTAACTAAACTTGAGATTTTACGCACTAATTCCGTAACCTGCGCTCGCCTCCAATTATCCCAGGCCAAATACTCATCTTCGTTATTCAACGTCTCCAGGCTGTTCAAACCGGTTTTTTCTTTAAATCGCTCCACATTTTTTGCCCCATAGCCGTAAGAGAGGCCGAATTTATTAAACCTTGAACCCGGAGAAAACGGCACCGGTGAAGGATAACGCAGGTAATCCAAATGTATCCCGCTAATTAATGGATAGCGGTTAATGATTTCATTAATGATTGTTAGGACATACTCCTCTACCCGGGGATCTCCGGGCTCAAGGAAGATCATATTCTCTCTTAAATAATACTTGTCCAGTTCCATATTCGAGACGCCTTTAGAAGGCCGCTGGTACTGGTCGCGGGTCAGAATGGAGGTGCCGTATTTATTTAAAATGTCCGCCTTTTCATTAACACCCAGACTTAAAACATTTACCCAGGCAAAAACATTAATATTATTCTCCTGCGCCTCCCTAAGCAAAAGGTCCAGAGTATCCAGGCCTGCGGCTTTAACCATCTGCTCGT
Proteins encoded:
- a CDS encoding bifunctional 5,10-methylenetetrahydrofolate dehydrogenase/5,10-methenyltetrahydrofolate cyclohydrolase, encoding MAKLLEGRPVAEKIKAQIKLNVQSLTSAPVLASVLVGANPAAAAYVRSQEKTALGLGIAYKLHQLPENISEDELIDFIIKLNADKSVNGIILQMPLPQYLDYKKISGYISPKKDIEGMHPCTPTAVMELLDSTGIDLYGKEVVIVGHSEIVGKPLALLLLEKLATVTICHIATSKAGRLEGHVRRAEVLIVAVGQAGLIKGNWIKEGAIVIDVGINRLGDKIVGDVEFEAAEKRASYITPVPGGVGPLTVAILMRNLVEAAKLQQ
- a CDS encoding cyclodeaminase/cyclohydrolase family protein translates to MKYKTASLTKYLNDLSARLPAPGGGSAAAMNAAMAASLISMVVNFTLGKPKYSKYEAELKAALRKSNKLTNDFLDLVDLDVAAYKSKDPRKAADVPLMLARLCAEGAKILPSLIKKTNPSLISDLAVAAIFLESAFSAACFNVDINLKILDDHKLAKAINKELRLKAKLIKQSRAQMEEKVGKIIRG
- a CDS encoding YraN family protein, translated to MPQNKLEFGKAAEKAAVDFLKVKGYKIRRCNYRTRFGEIDIIAQDKDVICFVEVKARHSLNLGSPEEAVFARKQKQISKAAIHYLKMNKLLEQPARFDVLALLYKDKVPEISLIKDAFELNACFSL
- a CDS encoding ribonuclease HII, with the protein product MLRYEKKLKGKGFDLIIGVDEAGRGPLAGPVVAAAVWLKDFRFDNRIDDSKKLTPARRKDAFFEIKSKSLYAIAIVGHKQIDRINILQATILAMQKAISKLVRQCDPVKLKRAFVLIDGNMRFKLGLPYQSIVRGDGKSLSIAAASILAKVRRDQIMDAYHEIYPQYGFIKHKGYPTRMHRDILKQIGPAAIHRKSFLKCLKTN
- the rplS gene encoding 50S ribosomal protein L19, encoding MDIKSIEAGFAKKQMPAINVGDTVKVLTRIPEGPDKFRLHPFEGVVIAKSGSGAKLNFTVRKVSFGEGIERVFPLYSPVIERIELIRSGKVKKAKLYYLREKVGKHATKIESKEEATS
- the trmD gene encoding tRNA (guanosine(37)-N1)-methyltransferase TrmD — translated: MRIDIISIFPKMFSAVLDESIIKRAQKKGKVKIFVHDLRDYALDRHRKVDDRPFGGGSGMVIQVEPIFRAIQAIKKKIKGKSKVILLCPQGKKFSQERARKLSKCKNLIFVCGRYEGVDERVRLYLVDEEISIGDYILTGGELAAMVVVDSLVRLIPGVLGDKNSLNFESFEGNLLEYPQYSRPSQFKNWPVPEVLICGAHDKIEAWRKLESLKRTRQRRPDLLQK
- the tgt gene encoding tRNA guanosine(34) transglycosylase Tgt, which codes for MFTLIHKDKNSKARLGRVTTAHGSFDTPAFMTVGTHATVKGLMLKDVEEAGAQIILSNAYHVFLRPGMEIIKKAGGLHKFMGWDKPILTDSGGYQIFSLALFRKMHDHGVEFQSHIDGLKHFLTPEDVIKIQETLGADIMMPLDECVHYPCVKDHARVAMERTIAWAKRSKEARLKEKGALFGIIQGATYEDLRLDCAKRLVDMDFDGYSIGGVSVGESSNLIYNIIELVTCLLPENKPRYAMGIGYPFDLVEAVDHGVDMFDCVIPTRYGRNGTAFTSTGKIIIRNAPYAEDFRPLDAKCGCYACKNFSRAYLRHLFNAKEMLGLILLSLHNVYFFLDLMRQVRAAIKEDKFSQFKQAFLINYNNQICA
- the queA gene encoding tRNA preQ1(34) S-adenosylmethionine ribosyltransferase-isomerase QueA — encoded protein: MLKLAEFDYLLPKELIAQYPLKNREEARLLVINRKSGQIIHSVFKDIRQFLKKNDLLAFNDTKVLHCRLIGKKVTGGRVEILLTRRINGITFSCLIQPSRTKVSENILFADGKIKGVISGRGQIRFKQSDADTIYDFGIVPLPPYIRREPEDLDTLYYQTVYAKNAGALASPTAGLHFSQELLKDIRQGSVNFAYLTLHVGLGTFRPVKCEDITEHKMEPEYFLVPDATVALVNQAKADKGRIIAVGTTALRALETYAAGRKEGNTELFIYPGYKFKLVDCLLTNFHLPKTTLLMLVCAFGGRELMLKAYQEAVDNKYRFYSYGDAMLII
- a CDS encoding family 10 glycosylhydrolase, with amino-acid sequence MKIKNKKVAKTLFLLLFGFLLNFSFALAEGGQVQVKASGRGIWVSVFSAKKILYSKEGVEKLIAQCKKAKINEIYLQVFQSGNAYYDSKICDKIKYEQMVKAAGLDTLDLLLREAQENNINVFAWVNVLSLGVNEKADILNKYGTSILTRDQYQRPSKGVSNMELDKYYLRENMIFLEPGDPRVEEYVLTIINEIINRYPLISGIHLDYLRYPSPVPFSPGSRFNKFGLSYGYGAKNVERFKEKTGLNSLETLNNEDEYLAWDNWRRAQVTELVRKISSLVKVKSANLAVSCAVIPLAERAYANAFQDWSAWLEEGIIDYAVLMAYTKDNQFAKEIVKSSLGHRGKGKIYIGLGLFLMKNNPDLFFNQYRMVTELAPDGVVIFSIDDLTDQVIGYLN